In the Pseudorasbora parva isolate DD20220531a chromosome 5, ASM2467924v1, whole genome shotgun sequence genome, CTCACATTTGTACATAATGTTTGTCAGTCTTGCAGTATTCAGAGGGGATTTTCTAAATGACAGTTTATTAACAGTTTGATGCCTGTGATTTCATGTACTAATTTGGAAGGGATTGGGAAGTGTAATATAAAAAGgcatatactgtaaaataaatgattaattacaacaGAAAAGGTTTTGAATGTTTGAGGATTTGAGCCACGAACTGTTATTTTACCCTGGGAGTTGGCCAAGAAGCATCCATAATTATTGTGGAAACGTGAAGAAATTTGGCTTTGAAGTATTTAATGAAGGTCAAAATAATGGAGGCAATGTGttatgaataaataattaatttacaaacattcttacagACAGTCTTATCTGACAGGATTGGTTTTCTAACCCCAAATTGTCTGGAAAACTGCCATTTGCTATGTACTTTTTACAGTGGTTTACACATGGCCTTTGCTGTCATGACCATTCAGGTATATAGTGTTTGATTAACTCCTGTATAACATTACTTTGATGTCAGATACATATGCTTAAATATGCGTAACACATCCAAAATGTGAACATCTAATCCCACTATTACGTAATTAATCATTTTGGGAAAACAAATGAGCATTCAAACACTGTTGATAAATTATGTGATTGTCTATACAGAAATACTCCAAAAAATAATCAGCATGGGatcttttatttataaaagtacTGTCAATCCAGTACAATTTAGGACTGAATTTCTCTTTGTCGACACATTATTAGCCTTGTAACCTGAGTGATGACATCAGGGTGTAACAGGAACTCTAGCATGTCATTGGTGGATATGTGCATACCAGCACCCCCTTCTGAGGTTCCTGGGATTCCTGCTTCCTGATGTGCATGCTGACCAGCTCTCTGACCAAATTCATTTTCACTTCTCTGTTCTGTCCGTGAGGGGTCATTGTTTTTGAAGCAAGATGTGCCCTTTGGGCAGTTATATTTGGGTTTCTGAGCCAAAATAACAGGAATGAGATGAGGTCCGAAGGGAACAACAAAAGGAGACTCTGGAGTCTTTAATAGTCCACTAGAGTCACGTTTTCCCACCTCTGCTCTTGGTTGGTCTGCAAGCAAGGACCAGCCTTCAGTATTGTCTCTTCTCTTCTCCAAACAGGCCTTTACTGCTAGGTTCAAATACTGCATGTTTTCATCATGTGAAGAAACTCTGTCCTAAGACACAAAAAGATAACACACTGTGCAGTTAAGCAATATCTTTAAAATGTCACAAAAATACTTCAGAAGACAAATCTCATCAATGTCACTCTGTCCCGCAGATGTTTCAAAATACCTCCTTTTAAAATAACAGCATATGAGtgttatatataaaatgcatatgttaaaatatgaCATTATTCACAACATAAATATTCCCATAAGCTattaattgaaaaaataaattccagataaaataattgtaattgtCTAACATACTCAACTCCATCAAAACTCATTTGTAAACCAAATgtttattattcttattatagGGTCACATTTTGTGATTCTGAGAAACTACATGGAATATTATACTTATTAAAATTGTCATATTGCATGTACTTTGAACAATGAAATGGCAACAAGTTCACCACACAAATACACTTTCTCTTATACAATACCATTCAAAACACATTTACTACATTTAAAGTATTTATCGTCAAAAATGCactaaaaagtaatattgtgaaatgtttttacaattaaaaatgtaatttggtGTGAGACTTTTTGCGGAGATTTCGGGCCAGTTCTTCAATAAACCTCTTTTCTTTTGCACTGCCGTATGTTCTGAATACCTCAGTAGGATTGAGCCAGTGGTCGTTGTTGTCTAAGCTGGGGGCACATTTCAGGGCACACACAATGGTCTTAGTGAGAGCTTCTCCTACTCTGGCCTCATCGTCCATATCCTACAGCAGGAAAAAAAGAGAATCAAATCCAACCAAATCATATGcttatatagaaccttttcctAAGAAACTGATTGAAGTACACATGAAAAAGAGTCATCTTGCATCTTGATATAATATGATATTGTATACTATAAACCATCCAGGTAGTTTGAGCAACCCAGATGGCTAGATTAGTCTGGTTTGCTACACATTATAGGAGCATTTACAGTAAACGGCATATTGGATAGCTTGTTACTTCATCCTCTACGATTTAAGACCCAGGTGTTATTTTAGACAACAGCCTGTCTTTTGAAAGCCATATTTGCCATGTTACAAAAATTTGTTCTTCCACCTTAGAAACATTGCCAAATTACAGAACGTGTTACCACAACACTGCATTGTAATGCAATACTAGGTAGTTTTCCTGCATCCTTAAAAAATAAGCTAAACCAACATTCAGCTGCTAGAGTTctaaccagaaaatatgatcaTATCACCGAAGGGGTCAACATGGGCAACCTGACTGGTctgctatgcagccccatacgcagcACTGTGTACTCAGGCACCATTTTAACAGAACCACAATTAACTTATTGAACAATTTGatctacagtagctcatctgttcgATTGGatcacatgggccagccttcgctccccacaatcatcaatgagccttggccgcccagtAATATTAGTTCACCACtcttccttccttggaccacttttgatagatactgaccactgcaaactgggaacaccccacaagagctgcagttttggagatgctctgacccagtcgtctctagacatcacaatttggcccttgtcaaacttactcaaatccttacgcttgtccatttttcctgcttctaacacatcaaaatgcttacttgctgcctaatatatcccacccactatcaggtgccatgatgaagagatgatCCGTGTTAAAAatttcacctgtcataatgttatgcctgatcagcgtatattatattatattatattatagctGTATATTACTGCCATATTACATGATGCACTCATCCCTCGCTGATAACAGTGttattcttaaatttgaacACTGACACAATATGCACTGTGAAAAAGAGTATCTTGCCATCTCAATccaggagttcacactgacagTCACTGGATCCACAGACTCCACATAGTGCCACCAGTGTCTGGGGACAAACAGAACCTGATGAAAGACAACAGCAGTCAGTCAATACTCTGAAGATACTCTGAATAACGTCAAACAATCTGTATATTTTATGTGCAGATGTAAAGTGCATATTTGAAATACTATTTACCACAAGGTGGCAGCTGCGCTCTACGTATCATCAAATCATTtaggtcattaaaaaaaaaaatcaatatcctAGCAATATTTATAGGACAAGATGAGGTCCATTGATTTTCGATAGTGCTTTTTAATCTAAGCAAACTCTATGATAATAACAAAGGAGTAACAAACATTCAGCTAAAGGTCAGAAACAGTTTTATGAAAAAAAGCAAACACAGAGTTAGTGGTCATGAAACATACTGACGTGGAAACAATTTAAAGTGACCACACAGTTactttagtattatttatatataattatagtatttatcaatattttgaattagcttttaatttttattttattttaggttCTATTGTAATGGTCaagttttatgtgtttttgtcttttttatttgttgttttatgtAAAACGTATTTAAAGTTTAATCATTTTTAACAATCATAACTTTTTGTTCAGTTTGTTGACAAGACAACATTTCTAATGTtccttttatttaaaatgttttttattttattttattttttacttctaACATGGTTTAGAACTCAAGGTACATTGTATGTGACTTTGGTGATTTTTTTCCCATGCATTTGCAGCGAGAGGCAGTGGAGCAGTGTTAGCTCTCTCAAAGAATGGAAGTTTATGTCTCCCGTCTTCATTAGTATGCTGTGAAAAGTGTGAGTGCTCCCAGAGAGTACGCTCGCTGTGTTGGACCGCCGCTAATTGCCTTGCCACCGTCTCGCCTCTCAAAGAGCTTGATCAGAGAGGTTTCACACACGCTGCTGGAATCTGAAGGAGGGGGATGTGCTACAAAACATGCACACAGCTTTATTCTGCTGCTGCCTGATTCATCTAAAATGCACACATAGGAGACCAACTGTTGGGTTACAGGATCCAAAAAGACACTTAGGGAATGTTATATTGAATGTTTTGGAAAGTTACCATCAATGACATCACTTGATGGTAATTTATGGACAAATCTCTACTGAATTGCAGACTAGTTTTCTGATGCAATATCTGAGATTCAAATAAGCCCTCTTTTTCCTTGCAAACCACTTTTAAAATTAGCTTTgtaaattttaatttgtgatgaattaaaattattaaatcattttaattcaaTAACATCCGTGATTCAGAACGTCCTAAAATGCAGcgcatatttttttatacaacTCTAAAATGTGGCAAATTTAGTGTTCATAGAACATATtgacataattattattattcgtTTTAAAATGGGCACACAGTGAATGTAGTACTATAGTACTAATCACAAAGGATACAAATACTTTTGTTCCCTATGAACGTACAACAATAATATAATTGCATCTCTAATGACTGTACAACTAGAAAATAATTAAGACTTGTATACAGCAAATTATAAATATTCCAGAAAGGCTTGGTGCACCATTTTCGTCACCATGGATTTATGATATAAtattatgtttattaattttttacatttttatattttcggTTATAATATTACATTGAGTTCTTATGTGATTTTGCTATTTTTAGGATGTCATTCTAGGATGCATTGGATACTTCACATTTGTGTTGTACTATTCTAAAATACGGCTAAAAAGAATACGTTTTTGACAGGAagtgtataaaaaaaatcatacaggcCTACCTGACCAGGCTGCAGAGTAACGGTATGGACTCGAGCTCTTTTGAATGCTGGGAACTTTTTCAGGTCTGGATGGACCACGCTGACCTGACTGAACACGCTGGACTCCTCGTATGGGATACGTGTTGGGTAGAGGTAGGGTGTGTCATCGGGAGGGAAGAGATGCCATCGTTTCCTGGTGAAAGAAAGACTTTACTGAGATACCACTGAGATTTGCCTAAATAACATATCAAATCACAAATAGTTTCACCACAGCCACATTTTTTGGAGGGCTCATGAGAAGCGTGATGTTATATTTCACAGCTGCAATGACTAAACAACTGCGATTGAGATGAATGGGAATTCAGCATTGTCCGACGTCGGTTTCTAGAGGAAATATTTTCAGCATGCAGGTTGCGTTGCTACAGAAGGCGCCAGCCGAGCAACTGCCATTAAGATGAATGGCAATGCTTACGGAATAGCTAGTTTTCTCAAAGTGTTATGGGCCTACTTGCAAGAGGTATCATACAATACTGTGGTTTCTGTGGCAGGCCATCTTGACACGAGTAGTCTCTATAAGCAATTACAGAGACAAGACAAGTTCTACAGAGAGATAAGATGAAGGAAGGGGAAATAACATCTCAATATCTGTTCACATCACAGCACTTTCCGTTTATCACTCGCTCTTTCAAATGCAGAagaaaaatgtctttcttctaCAGCTCAGGAGACCTAACAATAGACTAGATAGAGCTCTCGTCAATAT is a window encoding:
- the hspbap1 gene encoding HSPB1-associated protein 1 homolog isoform X1; translation: MVVVSFPMCCEKKQRMALKPFTPEEARRIVQVLQKPAVFLSMTKDWPALHWTVEHLSTCLTERVRFRIGKRNEDMAPLFETECSYIEATVKEFLSWTANEGESLDGPFSDYHFKEFWAYADYKYIAQLFEDKPAIFQDVVWSDFGFPSRDGRDSTLWIGTEGANTPCHLDSYGCNLVFQIQGRKRWHLFPPDDTPYLYPTRIPYEESSVFSQVSVVHPDLKKFPAFKRARVHTVTLQPGQVLFVPRHWWHYVESVDPVTVSVNSWIEMDMDDEARVGEALTKTIVCALKCAPSLDNNDHWLNPTEDRVSSHDENMQYLNLAVKACLEKRRDNTEGWSLLADQPRAEVGKRDSSGLLKTPESPFVVPFGPHLIPVILAQKPKYNCPKGTSCFKNNDPSRTEQRSENEFGQRAGQHAHQEAGIPGTSEGGAGMHISTNDMLEFLLHPDVITQVTRLIMCRQREIQS
- the hspbap1 gene encoding HSPB1-associated protein 1 homolog isoform X2, with the protein product MALKPFTPEEARRIVQVLQKPAVFLSMTKDWPALHWTVEHLSTCLTERVRFRIGKRNEDMAPLFETECSYIEATVKEFLSWTANEGESLDGPFSDYHFKEFWAYADYKYIAQLFEDKPAIFQDVVWSDFGFPSRDGRDSTLWIGTEGANTPCHLDSYGCNLVFQIQGRKRWHLFPPDDTPYLYPTRIPYEESSVFSQVSVVHPDLKKFPAFKRARVHTVTLQPGQVLFVPRHWWHYVESVDPVTVSVNSWIEMDMDDEARVGEALTKTIVCALKCAPSLDNNDHWLNPTEDRVSSHDENMQYLNLAVKACLEKRRDNTEGWSLLADQPRAEVGKRDSSGLLKTPESPFVVPFGPHLIPVILAQKPKYNCPKGTSCFKNNDPSRTEQRSENEFGQRAGQHAHQEAGIPGTSEGGAGMHISTNDMLEFLLHPDVITQVTRLIMCRQREIQS